In Zalophus californianus isolate mZalCal1 chromosome 4, mZalCal1.pri.v2, whole genome shotgun sequence, the following proteins share a genomic window:
- the PDP1 gene encoding pyruvate dehyrogenase phosphatase catalytic subunit 1 isoform X1 — translation MEWPVPGRTSTRFWVPAASGGVPDSPAGRMCVCPGPRRIGIPIRSSSLPLFSDAMPAPTQLFFPLIRNCELSRIYGTACYCHHRHLCCSSPYLAQSRLRYAPHPAYATFCRPKESWWQYTQGRRYASTPQKFYLTPPQVNSILKANEYSFKVPEFDGKNVSSVLGFDSNQLPANAPIEDRRSAATCLQTRGMLLGVFDGHAGCACSQAVSERLFYYIAVSLLPHETLLEIENAVESGRALLPILQWHKHPNDYFSKEASKLYFNSLRTYWQELIDLNTGESTDIDVKEALINAFKRLDNDISLEAQVGDPNSFLNYLVLRVAFSGATACVAHVDGVDLHVANTGDSRAMLGVQEEDGSWSAVTLSNDHNAQNERELERLKLEHPKNEAKSVVKQDRLLGLLMPFRAFGDVKFKWSIDLQKRVIESGPDQLNDNEYTKFIPPNYYTPPYLTAEPEVTYHRLRPQDKFLVLATDGLWETMHRQDVVRIVGEYLTGMHHQQPIAVGGYKVTLGQMHGLLTERRAKMSSVFEDQNAATHLIRHAVGNNEFGTVDHERLSKMLSLPEELARMYRDDITIIVVQFNSHVVGAYQNQE, via the coding sequence GAATCCCCATCAGGAGCTCCAGCTTGCCGCTGTTCTCTGATGCCATGCCAGCCCCGACTCAACTGTTTTTCCCTCTGATCCGGAACTGCGAACTGAGCAGAATCTATGGCACTGCGTGTTACTGCCACCACAGACATCTGTGCTGCTCGTCCCCGTACCTGGCGCAGAGCCGCCTGAGATACGCGCCGCACCCGGCGTACGCTACCTTCTGCCGGCCCAAGGAGAGCTGGTGGCAGTACACGCAAGGAAGGAGATACGCTTCCACGCCGCAGAAATTTTACCTCACCCCTCCACAGGTCAACAGCATCCTGAAAGCTAACGAATACAGTTTCAAAGTGCCAGAATTCGATGGCAAAAACGTCAGCTCTGTCCTTGGGTTTGACAGCAATCAGCTGCCTGCAAATGCCCCCATCGAGGACCGGAGAAGTGCAGCCACCTGCTTGCAGACCAGAGGGATGCTTTTGGGGGTTTTCGACGGCCATGCAGGCTGTGCTTGTTCCCAGGCGGTCAGTGAGAGACTCTTTTACTATATTGCCGTCTCTCTGTTACCCCATGAGACTTTGCTAGAGATTGAAAATGCAGTAGAGAGCGGTCGGGCGCTGCTGCCCATTCTCCAGTGGCACAAGCACCCCAATGATTACTTCAGCAAGGAGGCATCCAAATTGTATTTCAACAGCTTGAGGACTTACTGGCAAGAACTTATAGACCTCAACACTGGGGAGTCTACTGATATTGATGTCAAGGAGGCTTTAATTAACGCTTTTAAGAGGCTTGACAATGACATCTCTTTGGAGGCTCAAGTTGGTGATCCCAATTCTTTCCTCAACTACCTGGTGCTTCGAGTGGCATTTTCTGGGGCCACTGCTTGTGTGGCCCACGTAGATGGTGTTGACCTTCATGTGGCCAACACCGGAGATAGCAGAGCCATGCTGGGTGTGCAGGAAGAGGATGGCTCTTGGTCAGCAGTCACTCTCTCTAATGACCACAATgctcagaatgagagagaactgGAACGGCTGAAATTGGAACACCCAAAGAATGAGGCCAAGAGTGTGGTGAAACAGGATCGGCTGCTTGGCTTGCTGATGCCTTTTAGGGCTTTTGGAGACGTAAAGTTCAAATGGAGCATTGACCTTCAAAAGAGGGTGATAGAATCAGGCCCAGACCAGTTGAATGACAATGAATATACCAAGTTTATCCCTCCTAATTATTACACGCCTCCTTATCTCACTGCTGAGCCAGAGGTAACTTACCACCGATTAAGGCCACAGGATAAGTTTCTAGTGTTGGCTACTGATGGGCTGTGGGAGACGATGCATAGGCAGGATGTGGTTAGGATTGTGGGTGAGTACCTGACGGGCATGCATCACCAACAGCCAATAGCTGTTGGCGGCTACAAGGTGACTCTAGGACAGATGCATGGCCTTTTAACAGAAaggagagccaagatgtcctcaGTATTTGAGGACCAGAACGCAGCAACCCATCTCATTCGTCATGCAGTGGGCAACAACGAGTTTGGGACTGTTGATCACGAGCGCCTCTCCAAAATGCTTAGTCTTCCTGAGGAGCTTGCTCGGATGTACAGAGACGACATTACAATCATTGTGGTTCAGTTCAATTCTCATGTTGTAGGGGCATATCAAAACCAAGAATAG
- the PDP1 gene encoding pyruvate dehyrogenase phosphatase catalytic subunit 1 isoform X2, translating to MCVCPGPRRIGIPIRSSSLPLFSDAMPAPTQLFFPLIRNCELSRIYGTACYCHHRHLCCSSPYLAQSRLRYAPHPAYATFCRPKESWWQYTQGRRYASTPQKFYLTPPQVNSILKANEYSFKVPEFDGKNVSSVLGFDSNQLPANAPIEDRRSAATCLQTRGMLLGVFDGHAGCACSQAVSERLFYYIAVSLLPHETLLEIENAVESGRALLPILQWHKHPNDYFSKEASKLYFNSLRTYWQELIDLNTGESTDIDVKEALINAFKRLDNDISLEAQVGDPNSFLNYLVLRVAFSGATACVAHVDGVDLHVANTGDSRAMLGVQEEDGSWSAVTLSNDHNAQNERELERLKLEHPKNEAKSVVKQDRLLGLLMPFRAFGDVKFKWSIDLQKRVIESGPDQLNDNEYTKFIPPNYYTPPYLTAEPEVTYHRLRPQDKFLVLATDGLWETMHRQDVVRIVGEYLTGMHHQQPIAVGGYKVTLGQMHGLLTERRAKMSSVFEDQNAATHLIRHAVGNNEFGTVDHERLSKMLSLPEELARMYRDDITIIVVQFNSHVVGAYQNQE from the coding sequence GAATCCCCATCAGGAGCTCCAGCTTGCCGCTGTTCTCTGATGCCATGCCAGCCCCGACTCAACTGTTTTTCCCTCTGATCCGGAACTGCGAACTGAGCAGAATCTATGGCACTGCGTGTTACTGCCACCACAGACATCTGTGCTGCTCGTCCCCGTACCTGGCGCAGAGCCGCCTGAGATACGCGCCGCACCCGGCGTACGCTACCTTCTGCCGGCCCAAGGAGAGCTGGTGGCAGTACACGCAAGGAAGGAGATACGCTTCCACGCCGCAGAAATTTTACCTCACCCCTCCACAGGTCAACAGCATCCTGAAAGCTAACGAATACAGTTTCAAAGTGCCAGAATTCGATGGCAAAAACGTCAGCTCTGTCCTTGGGTTTGACAGCAATCAGCTGCCTGCAAATGCCCCCATCGAGGACCGGAGAAGTGCAGCCACCTGCTTGCAGACCAGAGGGATGCTTTTGGGGGTTTTCGACGGCCATGCAGGCTGTGCTTGTTCCCAGGCGGTCAGTGAGAGACTCTTTTACTATATTGCCGTCTCTCTGTTACCCCATGAGACTTTGCTAGAGATTGAAAATGCAGTAGAGAGCGGTCGGGCGCTGCTGCCCATTCTCCAGTGGCACAAGCACCCCAATGATTACTTCAGCAAGGAGGCATCCAAATTGTATTTCAACAGCTTGAGGACTTACTGGCAAGAACTTATAGACCTCAACACTGGGGAGTCTACTGATATTGATGTCAAGGAGGCTTTAATTAACGCTTTTAAGAGGCTTGACAATGACATCTCTTTGGAGGCTCAAGTTGGTGATCCCAATTCTTTCCTCAACTACCTGGTGCTTCGAGTGGCATTTTCTGGGGCCACTGCTTGTGTGGCCCACGTAGATGGTGTTGACCTTCATGTGGCCAACACCGGAGATAGCAGAGCCATGCTGGGTGTGCAGGAAGAGGATGGCTCTTGGTCAGCAGTCACTCTCTCTAATGACCACAATgctcagaatgagagagaactgGAACGGCTGAAATTGGAACACCCAAAGAATGAGGCCAAGAGTGTGGTGAAACAGGATCGGCTGCTTGGCTTGCTGATGCCTTTTAGGGCTTTTGGAGACGTAAAGTTCAAATGGAGCATTGACCTTCAAAAGAGGGTGATAGAATCAGGCCCAGACCAGTTGAATGACAATGAATATACCAAGTTTATCCCTCCTAATTATTACACGCCTCCTTATCTCACTGCTGAGCCAGAGGTAACTTACCACCGATTAAGGCCACAGGATAAGTTTCTAGTGTTGGCTACTGATGGGCTGTGGGAGACGATGCATAGGCAGGATGTGGTTAGGATTGTGGGTGAGTACCTGACGGGCATGCATCACCAACAGCCAATAGCTGTTGGCGGCTACAAGGTGACTCTAGGACAGATGCATGGCCTTTTAACAGAAaggagagccaagatgtcctcaGTATTTGAGGACCAGAACGCAGCAACCCATCTCATTCGTCATGCAGTGGGCAACAACGAGTTTGGGACTGTTGATCACGAGCGCCTCTCCAAAATGCTTAGTCTTCCTGAGGAGCTTGCTCGGATGTACAGAGACGACATTACAATCATTGTGGTTCAGTTCAATTCTCATGTTGTAGGGGCATATCAAAACCAAGAATAG
- the PDP1 gene encoding pyruvate dehyrogenase phosphatase catalytic subunit 1 isoform X3: protein MPAPTQLFFPLIRNCELSRIYGTACYCHHRHLCCSSPYLAQSRLRYAPHPAYATFCRPKESWWQYTQGRRYASTPQKFYLTPPQVNSILKANEYSFKVPEFDGKNVSSVLGFDSNQLPANAPIEDRRSAATCLQTRGMLLGVFDGHAGCACSQAVSERLFYYIAVSLLPHETLLEIENAVESGRALLPILQWHKHPNDYFSKEASKLYFNSLRTYWQELIDLNTGESTDIDVKEALINAFKRLDNDISLEAQVGDPNSFLNYLVLRVAFSGATACVAHVDGVDLHVANTGDSRAMLGVQEEDGSWSAVTLSNDHNAQNERELERLKLEHPKNEAKSVVKQDRLLGLLMPFRAFGDVKFKWSIDLQKRVIESGPDQLNDNEYTKFIPPNYYTPPYLTAEPEVTYHRLRPQDKFLVLATDGLWETMHRQDVVRIVGEYLTGMHHQQPIAVGGYKVTLGQMHGLLTERRAKMSSVFEDQNAATHLIRHAVGNNEFGTVDHERLSKMLSLPEELARMYRDDITIIVVQFNSHVVGAYQNQE, encoded by the coding sequence ATGCCAGCCCCGACTCAACTGTTTTTCCCTCTGATCCGGAACTGCGAACTGAGCAGAATCTATGGCACTGCGTGTTACTGCCACCACAGACATCTGTGCTGCTCGTCCCCGTACCTGGCGCAGAGCCGCCTGAGATACGCGCCGCACCCGGCGTACGCTACCTTCTGCCGGCCCAAGGAGAGCTGGTGGCAGTACACGCAAGGAAGGAGATACGCTTCCACGCCGCAGAAATTTTACCTCACCCCTCCACAGGTCAACAGCATCCTGAAAGCTAACGAATACAGTTTCAAAGTGCCAGAATTCGATGGCAAAAACGTCAGCTCTGTCCTTGGGTTTGACAGCAATCAGCTGCCTGCAAATGCCCCCATCGAGGACCGGAGAAGTGCAGCCACCTGCTTGCAGACCAGAGGGATGCTTTTGGGGGTTTTCGACGGCCATGCAGGCTGTGCTTGTTCCCAGGCGGTCAGTGAGAGACTCTTTTACTATATTGCCGTCTCTCTGTTACCCCATGAGACTTTGCTAGAGATTGAAAATGCAGTAGAGAGCGGTCGGGCGCTGCTGCCCATTCTCCAGTGGCACAAGCACCCCAATGATTACTTCAGCAAGGAGGCATCCAAATTGTATTTCAACAGCTTGAGGACTTACTGGCAAGAACTTATAGACCTCAACACTGGGGAGTCTACTGATATTGATGTCAAGGAGGCTTTAATTAACGCTTTTAAGAGGCTTGACAATGACATCTCTTTGGAGGCTCAAGTTGGTGATCCCAATTCTTTCCTCAACTACCTGGTGCTTCGAGTGGCATTTTCTGGGGCCACTGCTTGTGTGGCCCACGTAGATGGTGTTGACCTTCATGTGGCCAACACCGGAGATAGCAGAGCCATGCTGGGTGTGCAGGAAGAGGATGGCTCTTGGTCAGCAGTCACTCTCTCTAATGACCACAATgctcagaatgagagagaactgGAACGGCTGAAATTGGAACACCCAAAGAATGAGGCCAAGAGTGTGGTGAAACAGGATCGGCTGCTTGGCTTGCTGATGCCTTTTAGGGCTTTTGGAGACGTAAAGTTCAAATGGAGCATTGACCTTCAAAAGAGGGTGATAGAATCAGGCCCAGACCAGTTGAATGACAATGAATATACCAAGTTTATCCCTCCTAATTATTACACGCCTCCTTATCTCACTGCTGAGCCAGAGGTAACTTACCACCGATTAAGGCCACAGGATAAGTTTCTAGTGTTGGCTACTGATGGGCTGTGGGAGACGATGCATAGGCAGGATGTGGTTAGGATTGTGGGTGAGTACCTGACGGGCATGCATCACCAACAGCCAATAGCTGTTGGCGGCTACAAGGTGACTCTAGGACAGATGCATGGCCTTTTAACAGAAaggagagccaagatgtcctcaGTATTTGAGGACCAGAACGCAGCAACCCATCTCATTCGTCATGCAGTGGGCAACAACGAGTTTGGGACTGTTGATCACGAGCGCCTCTCCAAAATGCTTAGTCTTCCTGAGGAGCTTGCTCGGATGTACAGAGACGACATTACAATCATTGTGGTTCAGTTCAATTCTCATGTTGTAGGGGCATATCAAAACCAAGAATAG